The DNA sequence AAATCCGAAAACTTTGTTGCCCTGTGTGATATCGATGCCCAGCGGCTGGAAAAGGCCTCCAAAGAATTTCCGCACGCGGACACTTACGATGATTACCGCAATGCCCTCGATCGGGACGACCTGGACGGCGTGCTCGTCAGCACTCCCGATCACATGCACGCGCCCGCCGCAGCCATGGCCCTCCGCAAAGGCCTTCCCGTCTACTGCGAAAAACCGCTGACCCATTCCGTCTACGAAGCCCGCGTCCTCACTGACCTGGCCGCCAAAGCCGGCGTGCCGACCCAGATGGGGAATCAGATCCACGCTACCGACAACTATCGCAAGGTCGTCGAAATGGTCCAGTCCGGCGTAATTGGTCCCGTGCGTCGCGTGCATGTCTGGGTCGGCGGAGGTGTGCGCATCGAAGGCAAACGCTCTAAAGAAAACAATCCCCCCTCCTACGTCAATTACGATCAATGGATCGGGCCAGCTCCCTTCCGTCCCTATAACGAAACCAGCTTCCACTTCAACTGGCGTTACTGGTGGGACTTCGGCAACGGTCAGCTCGGCGACTTTGGCTGTCACTACATGGATCTGCCCTTCTGGGCCCTGAAACTCAAGTACCCCAAAACCGTCGTCGGGGTTGGTGAGAAAGGCCATAAAGGCGAAAACGACTGCCCGAGCTTCATGCGCGTCGATTATGAATTCACCGAACGCGACGATCTGCCCCCGGTCCACATGACCTGGTATCACGGCGGCTGGAAACCCAAAGGCGCGGAAGTCTATGGGAAGAACAGCGCGGTCCTCTTCGAAGGGGACGACGGGCGCCTGCTCGCCGACTACGGCAGCAACAAGGTCTTCATGGAAGCCGGCAAAGAAGCCAAACCGGTCAAACCCTATCTGACCCGCCCCGAAAGCCATCACATCGAATGGCTCAACGCCATCCGTAGCGGCACACCAACCGGCAGTAACTTCGCCTACGCTGGACCACTGACCGAAACCGTCCTGCTGGGCAACGTCTCTTACCGTCTCGGCGGAAAGAAACTGGAATGGGACGCCGAAAACCTCAAGGTCACCAACGCCCCCGAAGCCGACCAGTACCTCAAACGCGAATACCGCAAAGGCTGGACACTGTAGGCGAAGGTAAGCGAACCTGCTTCACTCGGAACACATAAAAAAAGAGCCTGCTGATTATGAATCAGCAGGCTCTTTCTGTTTTTGATATCAGATCGCGTCAGCTTATTTGTATTTCACAACCGTTTTGTAGTTGGGGGCTAAAAACCGGGGGCCGCGAGTCTTGTAAACGACCTTGCGAGGGGCGTAATAAGCGCCGGGAGCATAATAGGTGGTTGTCGTTACCGGTGCGACAACTGCGGGTGCCGTCTGGTAATAGACGGGAGTCACTACCGGGGCGGGCACGACAGCGGGGGCATAGTAAGCGGTCATTGCGGGCACATAGTAACTCGTGGTCACCGGAGCAGGAACGGCGTAAACTGGTGCCGGACCGACATAAGCAAACGGAGAACTATAGTAAGTCACCCGGCCGCCAGCTTCGGAAACTTGTGGCAGCATGGCAAAACAGGCCGCGATTACGGCGATTGCAGACAGCATTCGAATTCTCATGAGACTGACTCCTGAAGTGAAGGACATCGTGTTTCTAAACTTGCCGAGCCGGCGCGGCTCAGGTCAATTCAGCAGTAATTCGCAAGTCGCAACCTCCTGCAACTGCTTCTGACATCCCTGTCCGTCTCTCGCAATTGTTGAACTGCACAGGTTAGCCCTGCATTATCGATTATACAGGATACGGCGAAGACATCCACCAGCCACTCCCCTTTTTTCTTTCAGATCAACAGACCGTGATGTGATGTTCAGCCACCCCCAGATGGTTCCCCTGCGCAAAATCAGCTGTTTCCGGCTTTCCGGGCTGCCTCCATCAATCCCTGCAGATAACCGAAGGCATGCAGCCGCCCCAGCATCGTATACCCGGGCTCACCCGCTTCCTCTCCCACCAACTGGGGGACATGGTCCGGACGGATCGGCCCTGTAAAACCGATTTCCTGGTACGCCTGCACCGCGGCATACATGTCGGTTGGACCGTTATCGTGAAACGTCTCCACGAACCGCTCGCGGGTTCCCTTGATATCGCGAAAATGCACATACCTGATATGTGGACCCAGCCGCCGGATGGTCTCCGGAATATCCACGCCCATCTCGGCGAACGTCCCTTGGCAGAAACAGATCGCATTCGCCGTACTGGGCACCAGCTGCACCAGCCGTTCAAAATTTTCGACACAGTTCATAATCCGTGCTTTGCCCATGAACGTCTCCAGCGGCGGATCGTCCGGATGCATCGCCAGTGTCACGCCGCATTCCTCTGCCACCGGCACCAGTTCTGTGAGAAACCGTTCCAGGTTGATCCAGAGTTCTTCCGCTGTAATCGGGCTGGATACCTGATCCCGCGTGGTCTCCGAAAGGGAAACGGCCTGCTCTGCTTCATCAACATCAAAGCCGGTCACCAGTGCCCCGCCCCGCTCGCGGGCATCCAGTTTGGTCCGCACCCAGTCTGTACCCGCCATGAAGTTGTAGCAGATAAAGGGAATGCCCACCGCCTGCATGTCGCGCAGCAGCGTTTTCATTTCCGCAATCTCGGCGTCAAACCGTTCGTTCCCCAGTTTGATATTTTCGATCGGCAGATAACCTTCGATGGCGGCAATCTTCAATCCCTGTGCTGCTACCTGATCACACAATGCTTGCAGACGTTCCCGGCCTGGCCCGGGATAGCGAATTGTGACATGCGTCACTCCAATCTGGGCCAGCATTGTCAGGTTCTCGTCGGTAAACGGCGTAACCACCGATGTCAGTTGCATGTGATGCTTTCTTTTTTCAGCTGGGATGAGGTTCACGGCAAACACGTTCTTGTATGTGTCATCCAGAATTCATTTTCATATTAATCCACTGATTTCACAATCACCGTCGTACAGAATTAACAGCTTCTGGCTTTTCACTGATGCAGACTCTGGAGTAAAATTCTGCATTCATTTTTGAATCAAACAGCAAACCAATTTCTGACAGGCGTTCTCAGATGCATCGCATTACCCCTTCGAGCCCCGACGGGCCGATTCTCAGAGACATCGATTCCCTTGCCAAAGATCTCGGTCTGGCGCCTGGCGACTATGAACCGTACGGACGCCTCAAGGCCAAACTGGTGCACGGACTCGCGAACAAATTCACCGATCGTCCCCTGGGAAAATACATTGGTGTCACCGCGGTCAATCCCACGCCACTGGGTGAAGGCAAAACGGTGACCACCATCGGGCTCGCGATGGCCCTCTCTCAACTCGGGCATACCACCATCGGCACGCTTCGTGAGCCTTCCCTGGCGCCGGTATTCGGCATCAAGGGGGGCGGCGCCGGCGGTGGAAACTGCACGCTCGAGCCCCAGGCCGATATCAACCTGCATTTCACGGGGGACATGCACGCTGTTACCTCGGCCACCAACCTGCTGGCCAGCATCATCGATAACCACGTCGCCCGACGAAAAACTCCCGAAATCAACCCGAAGACCATCACCTGGCGACGGTCCCTGGATCTCTGTGATAAAGGACTGGCTCACATCATCAGTGGACTGGATCAACCGCCGCAGGCCCCACTTCGCGAGACCGGCTTCGACCTCACCGCTGCTTCGGAAGTGATGGCAATTCTCGCCCTTGCCAGCGATCCCCGCGATCTCCGCACGCGCCTGGGACGCATCGTCGTCGGCATGACTTTTGACCGCCAGCCGGTGACCGTCGAACAGTTGGGCTGCGCCGGTGCGATGGCCGCCCTGCTCATCGATGCCCTGAGACCTAATCTGGTCCAGAGCTGTGAATCGACGCCCTTTCTCGTGCACGCAGGACCTTTCGGTAACATTGCCCACGGCAACAGTTCGATCATCGCCGATCAGATCGCCCTGCGACTTGCCGAGTACGTCGTCACAGAAAGTGGTTTTGGTGCGGACTGCGGTGCAGAAAAGTTTTTCGATATCAAATGCCGCGCCAGTGGACTGCAGCCCGCTGCGGAAGTCCTCGTCTGTACCGCCCGGGCTCTGAAACTGCAGAGTGGTCAGTTCGACGTCCATCCGGGGAAACCGCTGCCACCTGCACTCCTGGAGGAGAACCTGGAGGCCCTCCGCGCAGGGGCCGTCAATCTGCAGGCGCACCTGGATATTATTCAGCAGTATCATCTGCCTACCGTCGTCGCCATCAATGCCTTTCCCGATGATTCCGAACGCGAACTGCTGGAGATTCAAAAGATCGCCCTCGAACAGGGGGCCACAGCGGCCGTCATCACTCGCGCCTTCAGTGAAGGGGGCGAAGGTTCTTTTGCATTGGCCGAAGCGGTCGTCCAGGCCGCTGAACTGCCGAATCAGTTTGAATATCTCTATCCCTTGGAAATGCCGATCGCGGAAAAAATCGAAACGATCGCGACCCGCATCTATGGAGCTGCCTCCGTCGAATTCGAGCCGCTGGCCCGCCGACGTATGTCGGAGTACGAACAACTTGGCTACGGCAACCTTCCCATCTGCATTGCCAAAACGCAGTACTCGCTCTCTCACGATCCGCACCTCCTGGGACGACCGACCGGCTTTACCTTCCCGGTTCGAGATCTGCGACTCTCTGCGGGCGCTGGTTTTCTGTATGCCTTGAGCGGCGAAATTCGCACCATGCCCGGACTGCCCTCGGACCCGGCGGCACTGCGAATTGACATCGACGATGCCGGTAAAATCATCGGCCTGCATTGACGGGCAACCCGAGTGACTAAGTCAGCGTCGTCGCGCGATACTGGTTCGTTCCCGGCGTGAACAGTTCAGGCAGCCAGGCGACTCCCAGACCCGGCTTCTGTGGAATCTTGATTCGTCCCGCTTCGACTTCAATGGCTGTGTCGATCAGTTGAGGATACAGAATCCGCAAGTGGGCCCGCAAACTTTCCTGCCAGGCCACATTATTCGAACTCGCGGCGACGTGCACGCCGTTGAGCAACGTCAAAGGTCCGGTGCAGTCATGCATCACCACGGGAATGTTATAGAACTGTGCCAGACGGGTGATATTTCGCGTCTGTGATATACCTCCCACCCATGTCGGATCGATCATCACAAAGTCCGCGGCCCGTTTCTCCAGTGCCAGCCGAAAGTCGTCCGGGCCGTTGAACATTTCACTTACCGCCACGGGAATTCCCGCTTTGCTGCGGAAGTCGCTCAGCGTATCCACACAGTCAATCCGCAGCAGGTCCTCGGCCCAGAGGATGTCATATTCCTGCAATCGTTTCGCGATGCGGAGTGCCGGCGCGAGCTGAAAGAACCCGTGGCCGTCGATAATCAGTTCGATATTACTTCCCAGCGCATCCCGGATTTTCTGAAACGGTTCCAGCGCTCGCGTGATGTCTTCGTGTGTGATATGCAGAGGCCCATTCGTCTTGTGCGCCGCGAAGTCCAGCGTCCAGACTTTAAGAGCCTGATAACCTTCTGACAGCAATGACCGTGCCAGCTCCACCGGTTCATTGACGGCGGACCAGTAGTCATTCAGCGGCCCCTGGTTTCCTACCGAACCGTAACCCGGCCAGGTGTGCTTGCTCTCTTTTTCGGTGGTGCCTCCATAGGAAGGACCGCCACAGCTGTTGTAGGTACGAATCGATTCCTGCACACAGCCACCCAGCAGCTGCCAGACCGGCTGTGAAGTGACCTTGCCGAAGATGTCCCACAGCGCGAGGTCAATCGCGGAGATCGCCCGCAGCTCGGTTCCCCGGGAGCCGAAGTTCGTTGCCCGTTCATACAGGAAACGCCAGTGCGCCTCGATGTCGAGGGGATTCTTCCCCATCAGGTAGTGTGACATCCAGTCGTGGATCATCGCTGCTACCGCATGCGGTGCATAGTAAGTTTCGCCGCATCCGACAACGCCTTCGCTGGTATGAATGCGCACCAGCAGCAGACCGGGCATGATCGATTCGGCAATCGACGTTTCTATTTTCGTGATCTGCATCAGAGTTCCTTTAGCAGCAGTGCAAACAGTTAATTGATCGGTTCAAACGGGAACAAAGGCTTGCGGCGGTACTGGTAGTCGAACTGTTCCATGTCCGCCGAAGTGACGCCTGGCGTATTGACACGAATCAGGTTCGGGCAGACCGGACGATAAGCGGCCAGCGGAGCCTGGACACCCTTGGCGACCAGAATCTGGTAGTCGCCCGGATGGATATTACAGGACGTTAACTGCCCCAGGCTGAACGGCGGCGTGCGGTGACTGTTGAGCATGATCGTCAACCCGAAATCAGTCTGGACCACGGCCGTCGGTCCCATATGGAATTCGGTTTTGCCTCCGTGCCTGACTTCTGCTTCCGTGAAGTCTCCATCATGCACACTGATGACGGTGACATTCGCCACCAGGGGGGCACCATGCAAGTCATCTGTTTTTCCACCCATCGCCAGTTCGGGGAGATGAATTCCGGGTCCGGCTGTAATCGCCGTTTGTGCTGCCTCAGGATCGTACAGACACGCGAAGCTGGTTGGCCCCCGGCGGGCTTTAATCGCATGTAGAATTGTTGTCCCATCCGCCGGAGAACCGCCGCCAATATTATCGCCCATGTCCAGGAAACAGACCGGCCCTTCCATCTGCTCTGCCCGGTCGAGTGCGTCTTCGATGCCAATCAGGTGCGCTTTGAATTCATCGCGGCGGTTGATCAGCGTCTGTCCCAGTTCATCGGCCAGTTCCCGGGCCTGAGCGGGATTATCGTCGGTCACTACAATGAAGCCTGAGCCCATCTCTTCGACATCCGCGTAAGGAAACCCCAGGATTATACTGTTTGAGAGCACGCCAGGCGTCTGCAGCATTTTGTTGGCGACATAATACAGCGAGTCACACGGTTCAGAGGAGGTATGCTGGCGTTCGATGTTAATCGCCACGGGCACAAAACAGGCCGCCTGCGTTGGTTTGACCTCCCCTTTCAGAGTCCGGTCCATCAGTCGTGCTGCTTCAATTCCCCGGTCCTTCTGATCGATGTGCGGATTTGTCCGGTAAACGATCGTCGCATTACAGGCATCGATCATCTTCTGGGAAACATTCGCATGCGCATCCAGCGTACAGATGATGGGAAGATCCGGACCAACGGCATCCCGAACCAGCGAGAGCCAGTATCCATCCAGATCACGTTCACTTTCACTCACGCCTGCACCATGCGGTGCGACCAGCAGACCATCCAGCGGTCCTGCCTGCTTCAGCGCCGCGAGCATCAGGTTGATCAGTGTGTTGACGGTTTCCGCTGTAATCGTTCCTCCCGGCAAGGCCCGCGCCACAAAGATCGGTACCACTTCCAGTTCTGTTTCCGCTAGCCCCGCGAAGAAGCCGCCGATTTCATGGGCCGAACTTTTAAAGATCGGGTAGATCTCGTCGCCCGTCGCCAGGACATCGTATTCGAAATCAGCCAGAGTGGTCGCGGTCCGGATGAACGTATTTGATTCGTGCTGTAAGGCCAGGATTCCGACACGCATCTCAGGTTCCTCCAGATCACATTAGTGAAACTCAATAAAAATTCCATGTCGTATCTTAAAATGGAACGGTGTATTCACTATAATGAAACGCAGTGGGGGATGCAAGCCGATCCCTGTAACCTGTCAGCGCACTCCAGAGATGAGACGCCATCCAATATGCCTGCCACTAAAGAAGCCTCTTCGCTGGGCAAAGCATTTCAGGTTCTCGAAGTTTTGGCGACCGCCGCCGGACCGCGGGCGCTCTTGGAAATCGTGCAGGATCTGGGGCTGCATAAACCGACCGT is a window from the Gimesia benthica genome containing:
- a CDS encoding mandelate racemase/muconate lactonizing enzyme family protein, which produces MQITKIETSIAESIMPGLLLVRIHTSEGVVGCGETYYAPHAVAAMIHDWMSHYLMGKNPLDIEAHWRFLYERATNFGSRGTELRAISAIDLALWDIFGKVTSQPVWQLLGGCVQESIRTYNSCGGPSYGGTTEKESKHTWPGYGSVGNQGPLNDYWSAVNEPVELARSLLSEGYQALKVWTLDFAAHKTNGPLHITHEDITRALEPFQKIRDALGSNIELIIDGHGFFQLAPALRIAKRLQEYDILWAEDLLRIDCVDTLSDFRSKAGIPVAVSEMFNGPDDFRLALEKRAADFVMIDPTWVGGISQTRNITRLAQFYNIPVVMHDCTGPLTLLNGVHVAASSNNVAWQESLRAHLRILYPQLIDTAIEVEAGRIKIPQKPGLGVAWLPELFTPGTNQYRATTLT
- a CDS encoding Gfo/Idh/MocA family protein, with amino-acid sequence MSRSVDRREFLKKALIAGTAVPAFSSALTLPSLAAANKSKSPNEKLNLATIGVAARAYANITGTKSENFVALCDIDAQRLEKASKEFPHADTYDDYRNALDRDDLDGVLVSTPDHMHAPAAAMALRKGLPVYCEKPLTHSVYEARVLTDLAAKAGVPTQMGNQIHATDNYRKVVEMVQSGVIGPVRRVHVWVGGGVRIEGKRSKENNPPSYVNYDQWIGPAPFRPYNETSFHFNWRYWWDFGNGQLGDFGCHYMDLPFWALKLKYPKTVVGVGEKGHKGENDCPSFMRVDYEFTERDDLPPVHMTWYHGGWKPKGAEVYGKNSAVLFEGDDGRLLADYGSNKVFMEAGKEAKPVKPYLTRPESHHIEWLNAIRSGTPTGSNFAYAGPLTETVLLGNVSYRLGGKKLEWDAENLKVTNAPEADQYLKREYRKGWTL
- a CDS encoding M81 family metallopeptidase; its protein translation is MRVGILALQHESNTFIRTATTLADFEYDVLATGDEIYPIFKSSAHEIGGFFAGLAETELEVVPIFVARALPGGTITAETVNTLINLMLAALKQAGPLDGLLVAPHGAGVSESERDLDGYWLSLVRDAVGPDLPIICTLDAHANVSQKMIDACNATIVYRTNPHIDQKDRGIEAARLMDRTLKGEVKPTQAACFVPVAINIERQHTSSEPCDSLYYVANKMLQTPGVLSNSIILGFPYADVEEMGSGFIVVTDDNPAQARELADELGQTLINRRDEFKAHLIGIEDALDRAEQMEGPVCFLDMGDNIGGGSPADGTTILHAIKARRGPTSFACLYDPEAAQTAITAGPGIHLPELAMGGKTDDLHGAPLVANVTVISVHDGDFTEAEVRHGGKTEFHMGPTAVVQTDFGLTIMLNSHRTPPFSLGQLTSCNIHPGDYQILVAKGVQAPLAAYRPVCPNLIRVNTPGVTSADMEQFDYQYRRKPLFPFEPIN
- a CDS encoding formate--tetrahydrofolate ligase, translating into MHRITPSSPDGPILRDIDSLAKDLGLAPGDYEPYGRLKAKLVHGLANKFTDRPLGKYIGVTAVNPTPLGEGKTVTTIGLAMALSQLGHTTIGTLREPSLAPVFGIKGGGAGGGNCTLEPQADINLHFTGDMHAVTSATNLLASIIDNHVARRKTPEINPKTITWRRSLDLCDKGLAHIISGLDQPPQAPLRETGFDLTAASEVMAILALASDPRDLRTRLGRIVVGMTFDRQPVTVEQLGCAGAMAALLIDALRPNLVQSCESTPFLVHAGPFGNIAHGNSSIIADQIALRLAEYVVTESGFGADCGAEKFFDIKCRASGLQPAAEVLVCTARALKLQSGQFDVHPGKPLPPALLEENLEALRAGAVNLQAHLDIIQQYHLPTVVAINAFPDDSERELLEIQKIALEQGATAAVITRAFSEGGEGSFALAEAVVQAAELPNQFEYLYPLEMPIAEKIETIATRIYGAASVEFEPLARRRMSEYEQLGYGNLPICIAKTQYSLSHDPHLLGRPTGFTFPVRDLRLSAGAGFLYALSGEIRTMPGLPSDPAALRIDIDDAGKIIGLH
- a CDS encoding mannonate dehydratase — encoded protein: MQLTSVVTPFTDENLTMLAQIGVTHVTIRYPGPGRERLQALCDQVAAQGLKIAAIEGYLPIENIKLGNERFDAEIAEMKTLLRDMQAVGIPFICYNFMAGTDWVRTKLDARERGGALVTGFDVDEAEQAVSLSETTRDQVSSPITAEELWINLERFLTELVPVAEECGVTLAMHPDDPPLETFMGKARIMNCVENFERLVQLVPSTANAICFCQGTFAEMGVDIPETIRRLGPHIRYVHFRDIKGTRERFVETFHDNGPTDMYAAVQAYQEIGFTGPIRPDHVPQLVGEEAGEPGYTMLGRLHAFGYLQGLMEAARKAGNS